From Brassica oleracea var. oleracea cultivar TO1000 chromosome C3, BOL, whole genome shotgun sequence, a single genomic window includes:
- the LOC106336239 gene encoding pectinesterase 1 — MESINTLKGYGKVSDQENQIPSSLPKPSSRKTLIATISIVSFLLILAVVALTAGAFTRPSHNPPVSSKPLKIVCAVTRYPQTCFDALSSSLNESDPESILELSLRITSEKVSTLSMSFRSIDDMPEEPAVKDCAKLYADAASQLNETLLEIQTEKKKKGGNWMTEKVVGDVKSWISAAMTDGETCSDGLEEMGTVVGNDIKNEMVTANQMMSVCLAIASQIKKLLLILH; from the coding sequence ATGGAGTCGATCAACACCTTGAAAGGCTACGGCAAAGTATCCGACCAAGAAAACCAGATTCCATCTTCACTCCCCAAGCCATCATCCCGCAAAACCCTCATCGCCACCATCTCCATCGTATCCTTCCTCTTGATCCTCGCCGTCGTCGCCTTAACCGCGGGAGCCTTCACTCGTCCTTCCCACAACCCTCCCGTCTCCTCCAAGCCTCTCAAGATAGTCTGTGCCGTGACTCGTTACCCACAGACCTGCTTCGATGCTTTATCTTCTTCTCTCAACGAATCGGACCCTGAATCAATCCTCGAGCTTTCTCTTCGGATCACTTCTGAAAAGGTATCGACCTTATCCATGTCTTTCCGGTCAATCGACGATATGCCCGAGGAACCGGCCGTTAAGGACTGCGCGAAACTGTACGCCGACGCGGCGAGTCAACTAAACGAGACGCTATTGGAGATCCAGACGGAGAAGAAGAAGAAGGGAGGGAATTGGATGACGGAGAAGGTCGTCGGAGATGTTAAGTCTTGGATCAGCGCCGCCATGACTGACGGTGAGACTTGCTCCGATGGGCTTGAGGAAATGGGAACTGTTGTGGGAAACGACATCAAGAATGAGATGGTGACGGCTAATCAGATGATGAGTGTTTGCTTGGCCATTGCCAGCCAAATCAAGAAGCTTCTCTTGATTTTACACTAA
- the LOC106336240 gene encoding uncharacterized protein LOC106336240 isoform X2: MANSLGCFFPYSPPPTCYLQSPTKSPIPTHFFFPISDQSSSLGQKRPVFHTCKSKSFQIQATDGNQTTKSNSILCPNCEGKGAVACSQCKGGGVNLIDHFNGLFKVGDSCWLLVRTWFCVGTAMELVSLVVS, encoded by the exons ATGGCTAATTCACTAGGATGCTTCTTTCCTTATTCTCCTCCTCCTACCTGTTACCTCCAATCTCCCACCAAAAGCCCTATACCTACTCACTTCTTCTTCCCAATAAGTGATCAGAGCTCGTCGTTGGGTCAGAAGAGACCAGTGTTTCATACTTGTAAATCCAAAAGCTTCCAGATTCAG GCCACAGACGGTAATCAGACCACTAAATCGAACAGCATACTTTGTCCAAACTGTGAAGGCAAGG GTGCGGTGGCATGTTCTCAATGCAAAGGAGGAGGTGTGAATTTGATCGACCATTTTAATGGGCTGTTTAAAGTTGGTGACTCCTGTTGGCTTT TGGTAAGAACTTGGTTTTGTGTGGGGACTGCAATGGAGCTGGTTTCCTTGGTGGTTTCTTGA
- the LOC106336240 gene encoding uncharacterized protein LOC106336240 isoform X1, producing the protein MANSLGCFFPYSPPPTCYLQSPTKSPIPTHFFFPISDQSSSLGQKRPVFHTCKSKSFQIQATDGNQTTKSNSILCPNCEGKGAVACSQCKGGGVNLIDHFNGLFKVGDSCWLCSGKNLVLCGDCNGAGFLGGFLSTQDQ; encoded by the exons ATGGCTAATTCACTAGGATGCTTCTTTCCTTATTCTCCTCCTCCTACCTGTTACCTCCAATCTCCCACCAAAAGCCCTATACCTACTCACTTCTTCTTCCCAATAAGTGATCAGAGCTCGTCGTTGGGTCAGAAGAGACCAGTGTTTCATACTTGTAAATCCAAAAGCTTCCAGATTCAG GCCACAGACGGTAATCAGACCACTAAATCGAACAGCATACTTTGTCCAAACTGTGAAGGCAAGG GTGCGGTGGCATGTTCTCAATGCAAAGGAGGAGGTGTGAATTTGATCGACCATTTTAATGGGCTGTTTAAAGTTGGTGACTCCTGTTGGCTTTGTAG TGGTAAGAACTTGGTTTTGTGTGGGGACTGCAATGGAGCTGGTTTCCTTGGTGGTTTCTTGAGCACCCAGGATCAGTAA